A window of the Diabrotica undecimpunctata isolate CICGRU chromosome 1, icDiaUnde3, whole genome shotgun sequence genome harbors these coding sequences:
- the LOC140431278 gene encoding uncharacterized protein, with amino-acid sequence MKQEVLFCLLLTISAGTCHGHGVKGSYSNSYSSSSASSSASSFSSSYSSGGPVDPNILNDVLKNGNAAFSSAAAHADANGASANAGAGAYSGSFATSGAQAGHAVHLSSGGQAGLSSSGSFSSSGSYSGSSQGCTTGCGSNSGAIKPANLDLNLNGKGSSSNSGSIQTQVPGTIPVIVTVPQNKHSGPEESKPQGTYFINDFRVPDEYTPNEGAGASTFDLSKGGSVINLNAGSNAGHDQGTIIQSKKPYQGHFPGPKGSIHDFKPAPPGGGGPPAWAPEQNPISVQPNYVHTGATNQVNAGSNGISLDLINSFPGSPGSIYNSKPAADIKPHIPSSNIPVAIVRVPTISTQPHQKVEDKIIPGNGALTVIGKLPGPGGSIFTSVSTSQGSNNQNGAGFVQVSVKPISDSSNKNPLPFTDIINQFPGKPGSIHESKPVAGFNCVGSQCIYGKQEPQKGPGYVQLPLIPVTDTFNKHSVTPDCASGTCDEYGGRLGCHGNDCFGPGKKPSYIHSGSISGANANSNANRESGNFNIEFGKPLTPTYEGTKCTHGNCAEKQDSNNINCVNGICQKIVPPGVSVQPPQPGLITVGIISDNKPVNFNPPEQVPEVYPTPGRINFDINQRAPEYSGTLCSGLQCILSPVSGNKHIPGNTPTSGCSGAYCISIIPDKQETLNCQNGKCQNRDKPVSNENPNQENRNIYSGSESNANAQSTKNQENINLDLNKPTHIDLPIEVEIPVNTEDQKENKLKEPVPLILPVQDNKPGSSMDFLLPGNKPPQHYHPHINKPNGPATNNGYYSCTGSSCPLPKHPGQVTPSPTVQHPTTIAYTKQPYQPNNKPNCGNKPCDVPESYSPQYTQPPPSCNGKDCSNLELNNNPICIGGACVFSNQPQIPDAYKGAGGKDRLFVPYYNQELPPIVTPVIVKDQPQGGSHTNFNAGSQANAEAGSQNGFVSGNVIVEKPDGVLVPVVDVQLPSINKPGYSCSGTGCDVLKPVQVGTINSGSYTGSSGISFEGSNQGNVYPDYPERNVPGSGCSSGTCGTNSGSQGSYSSSSNGLVQGNVHGGGCSTGNCGQGFIGGQSGSYSGSGGFEGVKGGCKTGSCGFQSSGSGSYSGSFSSSSSFGGSGSGSYGGGVKGGPSAGSYSSSGSGAGFENGFPLLKELINQSIKGGHSGSGSFSGSNSYSGSSASSHSSAYSSSGSFYAK; translated from the exons GTCATGGACATGGAGTAAAAGGATCCTACAGTAATAGCTATA GTAGTTCATCGGCGTCATCATCAGCATCAT CATTCAGTAGCTCGTACTCCTCAGGAGGACCTGTAGATCCAAATATTCTTAACGATGTACTTAAAAATGGAAACGCTGCATTCTCCTCCGCCGCTGCACATGCCGACGCAAATGGAGCTTCTGCTAACGCTGGAGCAGGCGCTTATTCGGGATCTTTCGCAACTTCCGGAGCTCAAGCTGGACATGCGGTTCACTTAAGCTCCGGTGGTCAGGCTGGATTATCTTCATCTGGATCCTTCTCTAGTTCTGGATCATATTCGGGATCATCACAGGGATGCACTACGGGATGTGGTTCTAATTCGGGTGCAATTAAACCAGCTAATCTAGATTTAAATCTTAATGGAAAAGGGTCCTCATCCAATTCTGGATCAATTCAAACTCAAGTTCCTGGAACAATACCAGTTATTGTTACTGTTCCACAAAATAAGCATTCTGGTCCTGAAG AATCTAAACCTCAAGGGACATACTTCATTAACGACTTTAGAGTTCCTGACGAATATACTCCTAATGAAGGTGCTGGTGCCTCTACATTTGATTTAAGCAAAGGTGGCTCAGTAATCAACCTAAACGCCGGTTCCAATGCAGGACATGACCAGGGAACTATAATTCAATCTAAAAAACCTTACCAAGGACACTTTCCTGGACCCAAAGGAAGTATACACGATTTCAAACCTGCTCCACCTGGCGGTGGCGGTCCTCCAGCTTGGGCTCCTGAGCAAAATCCAATTTCTGTTCAACCGAATTACGTTCATACTGGTGCGACTAACCAAGTAAACGCAGGATCAAATGGGATTTCTTTAGATTTAATTAACTCTTTCCCAGGTTCACCCGGCAGCATATATAATAGTAAACCAGCTGCTGACATTAAACCACATATTCCTAGCAGTAATATTCCTGTGGCAATAGTTCGAGTTCCAACAATAAGCACCCAACCTCATCAAAAAGTGGAGGACAAAATAATACCTGGAAATGGGGCATTAACGGTTATTGGAAAATTACCTGGTCCTGGCGGTAGCATTTTCACCAGTGTTTCAACAAGTCAAGGTTCTAATAATCAAAACGGAGCTGGATTTGTTCAAGTTTCTGTTAAACCTATCTCAGACTCATCTAATAAAAATCCTCTACCATTTACTGACATAATAAATCAATTTCCTGGAAAACCAGGAAGTATACATGAAAGCAAACCTGTCGCTGGATTTAATTGCGTGGGAAGTCAATGTATATACGGTAAACAAGAACCACAAAAAGGGCCTGGATATGTACAACTTCCTCTTATACCTGTTACAGATACATTTAATAAACATTCTGTTACCCCCGATTGCGCATCAGGGACATGTGACGAATATGGAGGACGATTAGGGTGTCATGGTAATGACTGTTTCGGACCTGGTAAGAAACCGTCTTACATTCACTCCGGATCGATTTCAGGAGCAAACGCAAACAGCAATGCAAATCGTGAAAGTGGAAACTTTAATATAGAATTTGGAAAACCTCTAACGCCTACCTATGAAGGAACAAAATGCACTCATGGAAATTGTGCAGAAAAACAAGACAGTAACAATATTAACTGTGTTAATGGAATATGCCAGAAAATTGTACCTCCAGGTGTTAGCGTTCAGCCACCCCAACCTGGACTTATAACCGTGGGAATAATATCTGACAATAAACCTGTTAATTTTAACCCTCCTGAACAAGTTCCTGAAGTATATCCTACACCAGGAAGAATTAATTTTGATATAAATCAACGTGCCCCAGAGTATTCAGGAACACTTTGCTCTGGATTACAATGCATTCTTTCTCCTGTTTCTGGAAATAAACATATTCCAGGTAATACACCAACTTCTGGATGTTCTGGAGCCTACTGTATTAGTATCATTCCAGATAAGCAAGAAACCCTAAATTGCCAGAATGGAAAATGTCAAAATAGAGATAAGCCTGTAAGTAATGAAAATCCAAACCAAGAAAATCGCAACATATATTCAGGTTCAGAAAGTAACGCTAATGCACAGAGTACCAAAAATCAAGAAAACATCAATTTGGACCTCAATAAGCCAACTCATATCGATCTTCCAATTGAAGTAGAAATTCCTGTCAACACAGAAGATCAGAAAGAGAATAAACTTAAAGAACCTGTCCCTTTAATTTTACCAGTGCAAGATAACAAACCGGGATCTAGCATGGACTTTTTACTACCTGGAAATAAGCCACCCCAACACTACCATCCACATATTAACAAACCAAATGGACCAGCTACCAACAACGGCTACTATAGCTGCACAGGTTCGTCATGCCCGTTACCAAAGCATCCTGGACAAGTGACTCCAAGTCCAACTGTGCAACATCCTACTACAATAGCTTACACTAAACAACCCTACCAACCCAATAATAAACCTAATTGCGGTAACAAACCTTGTGATGTTCCTGAATCTTATTCTCCGCAATATACTCAACCTCCACCAAGTTGTAATGGAAAAGATTGTAGCAACCTCGAACTAAATAACAACCCAATCTGTATAGGAGGAGCCTGTGTCTTCAGTAACCAACCTCAAATACCTGATGCATATAAGGGTGCTGGAGGCAAAGATAGGCTCTTTGTTCCTTATTATAATCAAGAATTGCCACCAATAGTAACACCAGTGATAGTAAAAGATCAACCGCAAGGAGGCTCACACACAAATTTTAATGCTGGAAGTCAAGCTAATGCTGAAGCTGGTTCACAGAATG GTTTCGTTTCCGGAAATGTTATTGTAGAAAAACCAGATGGTGTTTTAGTACCTGTGGTTGACGTTCAACTTCCAAGCATCAATAAACCTGGATATTCTTGTTCTGGTACAGGGTGCGATGTCTTAAAACCTGTACAAGTTGGAACAATAAACTCCGGTAGTTACACAGGTTCATCTGGTATCAGTTTCGAAGGAAGCAATCAGGGAAACGTATATCCTGATTATCCTGAAAGAAACGTTCCTGGTTCCGGCTGTTCCAGTGGAACATGTGGTACTAATAGCGGATCACAAGGAAGTTATTCTAGTTCTTCTAATGGGCTCGTGCAAGGCAACGTACATGGTGGTGGTTGCAGTACGGGAAATTGTGGACAAGGTTTTATCGGGGGTCAGTCTGGAAGCTATTCTGGATCTGGAGGCTTTGAAGGAG taAAAGGTGGTTGCAAAACAGGATCCTGCGGCTTTCAGTCTTCTGGAAGTGGCTCATATAGTGGTTCTTTCTCAAGCAGTTCCTCATTCGGCGGCTCTGGTAGCGGATCTTATGGAGGGGGTGTAAAAGGAGGGCCTAGTGCTGGTTCCTACTCCTCATCTGGTAGTGGTGCAGGTTTTGAAAATGGTTTTCCTCTACTGAAAGAACTAATTAATCAGTCAATTAAAGGAGGTCATTCTGGGTCTGGATCATTCAGTGGTTCAAATTCGTATTCTGGTAGTTCAGCATCATCGCATTCTTCAG CTTACTCAAGTTCGGGATCATTCTATGCGAAGTAA